AAAAATTGCAGCTGGATTTAATGGATAAGATGCGTATTTCGTTTAGAAATCAAGATCATATCAATGTGGTTAAAATGCCGGTATTTAAAGAATATGCAAAAACAGATAAGATTAGACGAGAAACCATTGTTTTTAATAATACGGTGACAACCAAGGAAGATTTTGAAACCAAATGGGAAGTTCCGGCTAAAGAGAGTTGGCACAACCGCTTCTTAGTTTAAACGAGTTTACTATTTGAAAACCTCTTTTGATGAAAAAAATAGTTTTTTTATTGTGGTTGATGAACCATTCATTTTTAATCGCCCAACATGTAGATCCGCTTTATACAAATGACTACAAAGCACGGAATCGTTGGGTAGATAGTATTATGAATGAAATGACCATTGAAGAAAAAATCGGTCAACTGTTTATGGTACAGGCATATTCTAATAAAGATGAAGAGCATGAAAATTTTATCAAAGAAATGATAACCAAATACCATGTGGGAAATCTTATTTTTATGAAGGGAACTCCGGAGAAGCAGGCTGTTTTGAACAACAAATATCAGGCGCTTTCCAAAGTTCCGTTACTAATAGGTTTTGATGGAGAGTGGGGGTTAGATATGCGTTTGAAAAATACCTATCGCTTTCCGTGGAATATGACTTTAGGAGCCATACAAGACAACAAGCTGGTCAGGCAATTGGGAGAACGTATAGGCAAACATTGTAAACGGTTGGGGATACATGTTAATTTTGCACCGGTAGCAGATGTTAATATCAATTCGGAAAATCCGATTATAGGAAATCGCTCTTTTGGAGAAAATAAGCTGAATGTAACAGCCAAAGCGGTTGCATTTACAAGAGGGGTGCAAAGCCAGGGAGTATTAGCCAATGCAAAACATTTTCCGGGACATGGAGATACGGCAACAGATTCGCATCATGCATTACCGGTATTGAATTTCAGTAAAGATCGGCTGGATTCAATAGAGCTATATCCATATCCCAGGCTGTTTGATGCAGGCGTAGCCAGTGTCATGACAGCACATCTGAGTGTTCCCGCTCTGGAGCCTGATAAAAATTTGCCGACATCATTATCCGGATATGTGGTAACCGATTTGTTACAAAAAAAGCTAGGTTTCTTAGGGCTTGTTTTTACAGACGGTTTGAATATGAAAGGTGCTACTAATTTTGCAAGTTCGGCAGAAATTGATGTGGAAGCCCTTAAAGCGGGAAATGATATATTGCTAATTCCGCAGGATGTCCCAGGTTCTATAAAATTGATAAAAGCGGCATTAAAATCTGGAGCACTTACCCCAGGAAGAATTGATATTTCTGTTCGTAAAATTTTGAAAGCTAAATATTGGGCAGGATTGCACAAATACCGACCTGTAGTATTAGAGAATTTGCACGATGATTTAAATAGTATTGATGATGAATTATTGCATAGAAAATTAGTGGAAGCATCACTTACCATTATAAAAAACAAGTCAAATATTGTTCCCTTTAGACAGCTGGAAAACAAAAGGATAGCTTATGTGAAGTTAGGAGATGATACCGGAGATGATTTTGTTCGGATGTTGCAAAATTATACTGAGATAACTATTGTTTCAGATACCAATTTAAAAGCATTATTAAAAAAACTAAAGCCGTATAACTTAGTGATTATTGGTTTTCATACCTCAAACGAGCACCCCTGGAAGCCCTATAAATTTAACGATAAAGAGATGGTTTGGTTACAGAAAATTGCAAAAGAGAACGAGGTGGTGTTGGATATTTTTGCAAGTCCGTACAGTTTGCTGAAAATCAAATCTTTTGCCAATATAGAAGCTGTAGTTGTTTCGTATCAAAATAGCAAATTAGCTCAGGAAATTTCTGCTCAAGCTTTATTCGGAGCTGTTCGGTTTAGAGGAAAATTGCCGGTATCTATAAAAAAAGAATTTAAAGAAAATACGGGGCTCACTACATTAAACTTAAACAGATTAAGATATACCATTCCGGAGGCAGTACAATTATCATCCGGAAAATTAGCAATGATAGATAGTGTAGCAAATAAAATTTTAACTGAAAAAATGACCCCCGGACTCCAGATATTGGTAGCAAGGAAAAGGAATGTGGTATACCAAAAAAGCTTTGGATATCATACAAATGCAAAAAAAAAAGCTGTTAAAAATTCCGATATATACGATGTGGCTTCCCTTACAAAAATTTTAGCTTCTTTGCCGATGGTTATGAAAGCAGAAGAAGATAAGAAAATAAAACTTTCATCCAGTGTCAAAGACATTTTGCCAACATTTAAAAAAACAAATAAAGATACCGTCACTGTAAAAGAACTCCTATCGCATTATGGTCTTTTACAAGCATGGATTCCTTTTTATAAGTTTACACAGGATAGTATTTCAGGGAACAATCTTCCTGTCTATTACAGGAAAAAGAAAACAAAAGATTTCTCTATTCAGGTAGCAGAAAACTTGTATCTAAATAAATCGTATAAAGATTCTATTTATAAGTATATAAAAGAATCTGAGCAAAGAGAAAAACCAGGCTATAAATACAGCGATCTTGGATATTATATATTAAAAGAAGCTATAGAAAGAAAATATAAAAAAAGATTAGATGAATTAGCAAACCGTTATTTTTATAAAGCTCTTGGAGCCGATAGAACTTCTTTTTTACCATTGCGGAAGTTCACTAAAGAAGAAATAATCCCTACTGAAAAAGATACGTATTATAGAGATCAATTATTACACGGGCATGTTCATGATATGGGTGCGGCAATGTTAGGTGGTGTGGGAGGTCATGCAGGATTGTTTTCAAATGCAAATGATGTGGCTAAAATGATGCAGATGTATTTGCAGAAAGGTTTTTATGGAGGAAGACGTTTTTTAAAATCGTCAACTATAGAGAAATTCAATACTCGTTATTTTGAAAAAGAAAAAGTAAGAAGAGGCTTGGGCTTTGACAAACCGCAATTAGATCCGGAAATAGAGGCCACTTGCGGATGTGTTTCTGACAAAAGTTTTGGTCATAGCGGATTTACCGGGACATATACTTGGGCAGATCCGGAGAGTGGAATTGTATATGTGTTTTTATCAAACAGAGTATATCCGACTATGGAAAATATAGGTTTGATAGAAAATAATATAAGAACTGAAATTCAGAAGATTATCCAGGAATCGATTTTGGAGGAATAATAACTGGAGATCTTTGCAGAATTGATTTGGCAAAAAAGTTCGACACCCGAAGAAAATTTTGAACCGAAATAACCTGTTGGTTTTGAGGATTTAAAATTTTCGAGAAGGAAGAAATTTGAAGTCAAATCAATTCAAATACGGAATATATCACTATTTTGCAAAGGTCTCTTTGCAATATTATATCCCCTAATATTTAAAATTTGCCCTACGAGTTTCTAAACTTTTTTTAAAAAAAACATATCTTTTTGTAAATTTTTAATCCTGTCTTTTTCAGAAAAGCACTTGCCTTTTAACCAATATATAATATTACAAAACTACGGGAGAGATGTTAATTAGTGTTTTTGGAATTTCTTTAGCCGAACTCATTTAAATTTTTTGGATGTAAGCGAAAATTAGAAATTTCTAGTTCTGTTGAAAGCTTTTTTGAGTTGCATAGCAGCGCTACGGAAGGAAAAAAGATAAAAACAGATCGGAAAACAGCAATTTTTTAGCAAATTGAAAAAGTTTAAATGAGTTCAATATTAAAATAGTCCAATCTTGCTATGAAAATTCCAAATTTCATCGCTAAAAATACTCGGCTTAACTAAGGCTATGCCTGTGTTTTTTAACTCGAACTTTGAAATTTTCCTCACACAATCTCTAGACCACCTTAATATTCATTTTGGTATTAATAGCTATTTTTTTTAAATCAGAAGTAATATAAAAGTCACAATATTATTAATATTGAACACTCAGTAAAGTACTTCCTGTATAAACACCGGAATCACTTGGTGTTGCATTATCTAATCCGAGTACTCTGATATAACCTCCTAAATTGAATGTGTATTGTCCATTACTATCTAAAATAACAGAAGGTGTCCCACAAAGTTGGAACCCAATGTCTCCGGCAAACCTGTAGAAGGAGAATAATATTGTGGAGTAAAAGTAATCGTTGATCCATTGGCATTTGATAACAAGCTACTACCCCCTGAAGTCCAGTATACACGTGTGTTAGGTGTACCTTTTATAAGAACCGTACTTACTATCGGAGATCCTTCAAAATCAGTTTGTGACCCATCTGCTATGGCAGAACTTCCACTTGTTGAAGATGAAAACATACGGGTCAACGACAATTTATGGGGATTGATTATTTTAGATGCATAAAAAAAGACGATGCATTTAGAATTATTAGCATCTATCCTCCCTCAAGATTTATTACTTCATTTTGATATTGTATTTTTTGAAGAATTAGGAGATATTTCAGTTAAAAAGGATGCTTTTCACATTTATTTAGAAGAGAAGAATATTCTACCAGAGGGTTACTCAAAGGGTAATTATGAGTCCAAAGGTTTTATTAGCAGTAAACAGATTCAAGATTTTCCCATACGCGGTAAAGCAGTTTATCTACATATAAAAACAAGACGATGGCGAGATAAGAAGACTAAAAAGGGAGCGATTAAAAATGATTATTCATTCATTGCAGAAGGTTCTAAATTAACGTCAGAACTTTCTGATTTTTTAAAAGCTACAGGTAGAGGCCCGAGAAGATACGATCAGTAATATAGCGAGTTATTACGGTATTTACCCACGAACTTTACAACGCCATTATAAGAAACAGATAAGTGGGTTTGATAGTTGGAATCAAAAGCCCCATTGTGAAGATTATCTTATTTATCCGAAGAATATAGGAGAGTATTTAAGTCTTGATGAAGTAAGTCTATCTAAAGGTGAACTTTATACCTATTTGACCAACAAGAACGGACGAAGTAAACAAGGAACTTTAGTGGCTTGTGTAAAAGGAATTAAAAGTGATGATATTATTACTGCTATTGAAAGAATACCCTTAGAACAACGCAAACAAGTCAAAGAAGTAACTTTAGATATGGCAAATAATATGAATTTAACAGCTAAGATTTGTTTTCCAAATGCTAAAATTGTTACCGATAGATTTCATGTGGTAAAACTGGTAACAGAAGCTTTACAGCATGTTAGAGTACAGCATCGGTGGAAAGCAATAGAAGATGAAAACAAAGAGCAGAATTATTATGTAATCTTTATCCAAACATCCAACAAGCCTATAAACACACTTTAGAATTTAGAAGCATTTATCAAGAAAAATGTAAAGTAAAAGCCAAACAACGATTTGAACATTGGTTTGAGGATACAGAAAAATTGGAATTTAAAAATTTCAATACAGCAATGAACAGTATTAAACATCATTTTAATACCATCTTAAACTTTTTTGACAATAGGAATACAAATGCAAATGCAGAGTCTTTTAATTCAAAAATAAAACTCTTTAGAGCCAATCAAAGAGGCGTAAGAGATACACAATTTTTCCTCTTTAGACTTGAAAAATTATTCGCTTAATACCCATAAAATTTACTTGAGCCATTTTGGGTATGAGTGGGAAATTGCAGAGAACGTCCAGTATATGCGTAGTGCGACCGTTTAGGAAGCATTATCGCATATACATTGTTGTATGGCGTTCTCTATTTTTTTTCAAGTTTTTTAAGTGGGTTTCCTATATAAATTCCACTTTCAGAAATATTTTTAACAACAACTCCACCCATTCCAATTGTGACATTATTGCAAATTGAAATTCCTTGACGGACAGATGAATTAGTTCCAAAATATACTTTTTCTCCGAATTTACAATTGCCACTAATATTTGCTCCAGGTGCAGTTGTGAAATAATCTCCCATTTTACAATCGTGACCAATCGTAGTATGTAGATTTAGTTGTGAATGTTTCCCAATTTTAATATTACAAGTCATTATTACACCTGCTGTAATAATTGAGCCTTCTCCAATCTGAACCCAATCAGAAATTATTGCATTAGGGTGAATTATTTTCGTAAATGTTGTCCCTTGTGGTAAACTTTCGACAACTTTTTTTCTTGTCGCAGGGTCACCAATTGCCACAACAACATTGTATATATTAGGGTTAAATTTTGATTGTGGAATTACATCAACACCCATTATTTTTGTTTCAGTTAAATATTTATCTTCAACCATAAAACAAGCAACTTCTTCTATTTTTAAATTTGTTGTGGCAATACCGTCTATTACGCACAATAAAGTTTCTCGTCCAAATCCACCTGCACCAATAACACAGATTTTCTTTTCATTATTTATCATATTTATTTTGTTTTGTCTCGTCCTAAAATAGGGCTACAGTTAATTATTAAAATTTATGCTACATTTTTGTGCACGTAATTAGGTGTTTTATAATCTAAAGATAAATGTAATCTTTTATTATTATATAATTTGATTGCATTTTTTGTTGCTTTTTTGGCGTGATTGATATTTGTAAATGTTTGGTCGAGGAAGAATTCATCTTTTAAAATTCCGTTAACTCTTTCGGCCATTGCGTTTTCGTAGCAATGATTTTCTTGGGTCATACTGATTTGTATCTTTTTTCTTTTCAAAATTTGAGTATAAACATTGCTACAATATTGTATTCCTCTATCAGAATGATGTATGATTTCTTCGGTATTTTTAGTTTGATAAATAGCTTTATTTAAAGCTCTAACACAGCCTTTAAGTTCTAAACTATCACTAATATCATAGCCTACTATTTTTCTTGAATACATATCAGTAATAAGTGCTAAATAACAAAATCCATTTATAGTTCTTATATAGGTAATATCCGAAGCCCAAACTTGGTTAGGTCTATTAATGATCAGGTCTTTTATGATATTTTTATATTTATAAAAACGATGGTAAGAGTTGGTTGTTTTAGAAGAATATTTTTTCCTTCTAATTAACAAATTATTTTCTTTTAAGATTCTAAATAACTGGTCTCTACCTATATTTATATTCTGTTTCCTAAAATCATTATGTAAGGATTTCATTAGCTTTCTAGTACCTTCTCTGGGTAATGTTTTCCTGCTTTTTTTAACAAGCATTATTACATTTTGTTCTATTTGTTTTTTAAGAACAAACCTTTTTTGATATTTGTAATAAGCATCTCTTTTTAACTCGAAAGCATTACAAATAGTAGCGATGGCGTACCTTCTTTTTTTTCTATTAATCGGTGCTATTTTCATTAAGGCTTTATGTTTAAGTTTTTTTTTAATTCTTCAACATTTTTATAGCCAAGATTTTCAGCAGCTACTTCAAGATAACTATCATTCACAAGTTTATCTAGATCCTTTTTAATAA
This window of the Flavobacteriaceae bacterium genome carries:
- a CDS encoding serine hydrolase, translated to MKKIVFLLWLMNHSFLIAQHVDPLYTNDYKARNRWVDSIMNEMTIEEKIGQLFMVQAYSNKDEEHENFIKEMITKYHVGNLIFMKGTPEKQAVLNNKYQALSKVPLLIGFDGEWGLDMRLKNTYRFPWNMTLGAIQDNKLVRQLGERIGKHCKRLGIHVNFAPVADVNINSENPIIGNRSFGENKLNVTAKAVAFTRGVQSQGVLANAKHFPGHGDTATDSHHALPVLNFSKDRLDSIELYPYPRLFDAGVASVMTAHLSVPALEPDKNLPTSLSGYVVTDLLQKKLGFLGLVFTDGLNMKGATNFASSAEIDVEALKAGNDILLIPQDVPGSIKLIKAALKSGALTPGRIDISVRKILKAKYWAGLHKYRPVVLENLHDDLNSIDDELLHRKLVEASLTIIKNKSNIVPFRQLENKRIAYVKLGDDTGDDFVRMLQNYTEITIVSDTNLKALLKKLKPYNLVIIGFHTSNEHPWKPYKFNDKEMVWLQKIAKENEVVLDIFASPYSLLKIKSFANIEAVVVSYQNSKLAQEISAQALFGAVRFRGKLPVSIKKEFKENTGLTTLNLNRLRYTIPEAVQLSSGKLAMIDSVANKILTEKMTPGLQILVARKRNVVYQKSFGYHTNAKKKAVKNSDIYDVASLTKILASLPMVMKAEEDKKIKLSSSVKDILPTFKKTNKDTVTVKELLSHYGLLQAWIPFYKFTQDSISGNNLPVYYRKKKTKDFSIQVAENLYLNKSYKDSIYKYIKESEQREKPGYKYSDLGYYILKEAIERKYKKRLDELANRYFYKALGADRTSFLPLRKFTKEEIIPTEKDTYYRDQLLHGHVHDMGAAMLGGVGGHAGLFSNANDVAKMMQMYLQKGFYGGRRFLKSSTIEKFNTRYFEKEKVRRGLGFDKPQLDPEIEATCGCVSDKSFGHSGFTGTYTWADPESGIVYVFLSNRVYPTMENIGLIENNIRTEIQKIIQESILEE
- a CDS encoding transferase, which encodes MINNEKKICVIGAGGFGRETLLCVIDGIATTNLKIEEVACFMVEDKYLTETKIMGVDVIPQSKFNPNIYNVVVAIGDPATRKKVVESLPQGTTFTKIIHPNAIISDWVQIGEGSIITAGVIMTCNIKIGKHSQLNLHTTIGHDCKMGDYFTTAPGANISGNCKFGEKVYFGTNSSVRQGISICNNVTIGMGGVVVKNISESGIYIGNPLKKLEKK
- a CDS encoding IS3 family transposase yields the protein MKIAPINRKKRRYAIATICNAFELKRDAYYKYQKRFVLKKQIEQNVIMLVKKSRKTLPREGTRKLMKSLHNDFRKQNINIGRDQLFRILKENNLLIRRKKYSSKTTNSYHRFYKYKNIIKDLIINRPNQVWASDITYIRTINGFCYLALITDMYSRKIVGYDISDSLELKGCVRALNKAIYQTKNTEEIIHHSDRGIQYCSNVYTQILKRKKIQISMTQENHCYENAMAERVNGILKDEFFLDQTFTNINHAKKATKNAIKLYNNKRLHLSLDYKTPNYVHKNVA